Within the uncultured Draconibacterium sp. genome, the region CATCATGGCGAATTCGGCTCCGGCACGCCAGCCCATGGCATGACCGTCGCCAATACATTGTGTTGGCCGGAATTCTGCCAGTCCGGGAAGTTCTGCCGAGAACAGCCAGATTCTTGCTGGCCGAGACATGCACATAATGCTCGACTTGCTTTTAAAAACGAAAAATTTGCCGGTGCGGGTGTGTATTCCGGTAGCCCCGATGCATTGAATGTCGTCGCCGTTTTTGGTCGTCAGCAACGAAGTGACCATAATGCGGTCGTATATTTTTACGCCCAAACGTTTCAGCTCTTTGTACATGGCCGGTTTAAACGTGCTTCCCCAAATACGCAATGTAAAACGGTTTTCGTAATCGTAGGCAAACATTAGTTTCGAGTCGTCGTCGCGGAATTCGGCACCTGTAAATTCATCTTCGGTATCGCGTATTTTACCGCCCATTTTTTCAATGTCGAGCATGCGGTCCCAACCTTCGCGGCATTCAATATAATGAGAAATGCCGTTGTTGTAACCGTCGTTGTCATCCAGCATCGATTGTGTTAATTCTTCGGGCGTTACTTTTGAACACGGGTTGGTAGCCGCCGATTCCCAATGATCGCAGCCCGATCCTCCGGCGCCGCTCATTTTGGTGGCTCCTTTTTCAACCAGCACAACTTTTTTGCCTTTGCGGGCTGCCGCTATGGCAGCCATGCATCCGGCAATTCCTCCTCCTAAAACCAAAACTTCGCAAGAGATGGTTTCTTCCTTATCGTATTCCAACGGGTAAGGCCAGCTATTTTCGTTCATAATTTTTTTGTTTCAAGTTTACTAACAATAATCAATACGCCCAGCGAAACAGAATAGGCGATAAACAGCCCGAGCTCGGAACTAATTATTCTACTGAATGGGGGATAGATTCCCGAGAGAAATGCACCAACTCCGATAATTCCGCCGGTGAAAATCGCTGTAACGGCGCCTCTTTTTGTGGCTCCTTTCCACAGTACGCCCGCCAGCAGCGGAATCAGTAAACTACCCATATATGGGTAGTTAAAAATAATAATTGCATCGAGTATGTTACTTACTTTAAATGAGAGCAAAACACCTGCAATAACCGACAAACCCACTGCCAGTCGTGATATCAGTTTTGAATGTGGCATTTCGTCCAGTTGATATTGCCGGAAAATAAAGCAATTGAATAAATCGCGCGAGAAGGTGGCTCCCAGTGCCATCAGTAATCCTGCCCCGCTCGACATGGCGGCTCCCAAAACTGCAGCAATGGTTATTCCCGCCAAAACCGGAGGTAGCGCTGTAATTACCATGTGCGAAAAAACACCTTCTTTTATTTCGGGGTAAAGAAGATGTCCTGCCACGCCTACGGTTGAACTCAATATGCCAATGAAGATGACGAGAACTCCTGCAATTACTGCGCCATTACGCGCAGTTTTGGCATCTTTTGCCGATTGAAAACGCAGGTAAGCATCATAAGAAACCGAAATGGCAATCAGGAAAGGAACCACCAGGTAAATGAATTTGGTGAAGGTGCCCTTCGGAATAAACGGTTGGTGGTAAACTTCGGCCATGCTGATGCCTTGTTTGTTCAACAGGATAAGTGAAGCAATAGCAACCACGGGAATTCCAATTAGTATAACTGATGACTGTATCGCATCGGTGAGAACTACTCCCCACATTCCACTGAGGGTACTATAAATTAAAATGATAGCGGCACAAATTATTATTCCCTGGTAAAACGGAATTCCAAATCCTGAGAGGAGGCTCCCGCAGGCCAAAAGTTGTGCAATAAAAATACCGAGTAAACTTGGTACATTACTCATCCATGCCCAAATGCGCACCCATTTATTTTTGCCATAACGTGCTTCGTAAAAATCGAGCGGAACAAAACTGTCTTTCTTTTTGAGTTTAGCAGCTACAAGTAAGCCGGCAACAATTAAACCACCGCCGCAGCCCAACGCGTACCACATGCCCGGCCATATGCCCATTTGATTTCCGGTTTCGGAACCGCCAAGGATTATCCCTGCGCCAATTTGTACAGCGGTGAGTGTTCCTATTGTTAGTGGAAGACTCAGCTTTCGTCCGGCCACCAGAAAATCGGAGGCCTTTTTATTGCGCGACATCATGATAATACCTGCAATAATGATGATAAAAAAATAGGCAAAACAAACCAGTAAGACGATGGTTTTGTCGCTCATGGTAATTGACTTTTAGTATTTTTATGTGGCAAATGTGTGAAAAATATCTTATCAAATATCATTTTAAAAGTCATAAAGATTAAATTTAGATTGATTATGTATAAAAGTGAATTGTATGAAAGAGGGCGAAGCTTTCGTGCTTATGGTCAGGCTTTTAAATAGATTTTTTTTATCCAAAGACTGAGATATGTTAAACTGTGGTATGGAAATTGTACAAAAATGAACCGAAAATAAATTGAACAAATCATGAAAACTTATCAATCAATCAATCTTTTTATAATTTCTGTTTTTTTCGTTTTTTCTTCTTGTTCCAAAGAAGATACTGAGCCTTATGATGATTTTTTACAAAAGGATACCATTACCACAATAAATGACGATTTGAGATTTAAAATTTATCCGATGTCAGACACGCAGTTCCGTTTTTCCATTTTAAATGATTCAGGAAAGAACTATGAGCTCCTATTGATGTCGGCACAAGATACTTTATTAACTCAACAAATTGATCAGGAAAATATTGGTTTTAGCGGTTTGCATACTGATGTGAGTTATCAGTTTAATCCGAACCAATATTATGGGATTGTAGTAAGTGCCAGCTACGAAGAAGATAATACGATTATTCAAGAAAAATTTAGTCAAGTTTATCAACATCAGTATAGGAGTGGATTGAATTATCAAAAATTAGCCGATATAGATCAGTTGCTTGACGTTGATATTACCCCGCAACGCGACGCCATTTTTTATGAAGATTATGTGAATAATCAGATTGTTTTAAAACGGCTGCTGTTGAAGGATAGTAATCTGGAAGTGTTGGATGAAGACTTTCCTTCTACCATGATGCGCTCCATTGATACGGCTAATGTAATATTTGAAATGGGGTTTTATGATAACAGATATTTGGGAAAAGATTCTATTGCAGTTGTCGCACTTAATTTAAACACCAATGAACACCAATTTTTAGGATGGGGGTCAGGCGATTATGGAAGGTATTCTCGGATTGTAAATAATAATATTTTTATTTCAAATCCAGTGGAAACAGGTACTGTTACAAGAATCGATCTTTCTGATCATTCTAGTCAGGAATATTCGGCAGATATCAGGTATTTAAACGAAAATAATTACGACAATATTTACTTAAATGGGGAAGTTTATGATTTCAATACATCAACATTTAATAACTTATTTCCAAGCTTGGGAAGTAATTATTATGTCGGTTATTCCGATGCCGAGTTGGGCTATTCAATTGTTGTTGAAAGTTTTTACGATGAAAGCGAGCTGGAAGGTTATTCAAGGTTCTTAGTTTACAAGGATGATAAAATTGTTTATGAACAACCTTATGAAAAAGAATTGACTTTGCAATTCCCATCACTTATGGATTTCTCGTCGGGCAAGATTGTTTTTTACAAAGGGTATGATTTTAGCTCCTATATTCGGTTTGATGGTTATTATACTCTGAATCTAAGAACCAGGCAAGTTGAGCTATTGCAAAATGATGACGATCGTTATATAAAGCGTGATTTTTTTATTAATAAAGATTCCAATTCTTTTATTTCTGTGCGGCCTTATCAAATATATAAAATCACTCGGAAGTAGTTGAATGAATACTTAGTTATTAGAAATCCGGTTTGATGGCAGCGGGCTTGAATTAACTGACTGTTTTTATAATAAATTATTAAGCAAAGTATCGTCAGCCTCTTCGGGCAATGTAACTTTCAAATTCGGATTTTCCTTCATGGCCTGTTCGATGGCAAAACGTGCCGGTTTATTGCGTGCCCAGCTGCGGCGCGAGATTCCGTTGTTTACATCCCAATGCAACATCATCTTAAGTCGATCTTCTGCTTCGGGCGAGCCATCGATTGTCATTCCAAAACCGCCGTTAATAACTTCTCCCCAGCCAACGCCGCCTCCGTTGTGCAGCGAGATCCATGTAGCTCCGCGGAAACCGTCGCCTACAAAGTTCTGCACGGCCATGTCGGCTGTAAACGATGAGCCGTCGTAAATGTTTGAAGTCTCGCGGTATGGTGAGTCGGTACCCGACACATCGTGATGATCGCGCCCCAAAACAATTGGTGCTGAGATTCGTCCATCAGCAATAGCATCGTTAAACGCTTTGGCAATTTTTGTGCGGCCTGTGCAATCGGCATACAAAATACGGGCTTGCGAACCAACAACCAGTTTGTTTTTACCGGCTTCTTTTATCCAGTGAATATTGTCTTCCATTTGGCCTGTAATTTCTTCCGGTGCTGAAGCTGCTATCTCAGCTAATACATCGGCAGCAATTTGATCCGTAGTCTCCAAATCCTCTGCTTTCCCTGATGTA harbors:
- a CDS encoding sodium:solute symporter family protein, producing the protein MSDKTIVLLVCFAYFFIIIIAGIIMMSRNKKASDFLVAGRKLSLPLTIGTLTAVQIGAGIILGGSETGNQMGIWPGMWYALGCGGGLIVAGLLVAAKLKKKDSFVPLDFYEARYGKNKWVRIWAWMSNVPSLLGIFIAQLLACGSLLSGFGIPFYQGIIICAAIILIYSTLSGMWGVVLTDAIQSSVILIGIPVVAIASLILLNKQGISMAEVYHQPFIPKGTFTKFIYLVVPFLIAISVSYDAYLRFQSAKDAKTARNGAVIAGVLVIFIGILSSTVGVAGHLLYPEIKEGVFSHMVITALPPVLAGITIAAVLGAAMSSGAGLLMALGATFSRDLFNCFIFRQYQLDEMPHSKLISRLAVGLSVIAGVLLSFKVSNILDAIIIFNYPYMGSLLIPLLAGVLWKGATKRGAVTAIFTGGIIGVGAFLSGIYPPFSRIISSELGLFIAYSVSLGVLIIVSKLETKKL